A DNA window from Pogona vitticeps strain Pit_001003342236 chromosome 2, PviZW2.1, whole genome shotgun sequence contains the following coding sequences:
- the LOC144586555 gene encoding uncharacterized protein LOC144586555, which yields MEEQSEDQSSFELPGKHFVTQRTVKIGGASARLPLVSTATKALHQELLEAVEHSVLTQSGAKQRITYGSSQLRRELQKGNIMAKLPAGDIQELFGSDTDPAWSKLRQMEQTEDMAGTSTPVGRGVPARDIPDETAGAAAAAAGAEGPDPNKSLSPVDKLTLMFADFFACHTQSVHNQNTADQLLKQYREKKVEHLVYELKEKEKFKNSIASVDRSNLPYYHDGDDILSFLSIYEQACRDLRVPEAWYVKLLRTQCSGQLANIVAKLSAEETDWDVFKEVVKRKFGFTLEILRQNFRKLKKQPNECYSALADKIEHLGDQWLSSLGVSTFEDLRTVLYMEHFLNLVPSEIRSTLLERDYKDLQTLALKTDEILSFKRPEPAVRAKTAPVVPKRQSQFDFRKSFSQEPRQSSFEQRRSLAPSQSKTPLKCFECGGSHL from the coding sequence ATGGAGGAACAGTCTGAGGACCAGAGTTCTTTTGAATTACCTGGAAAGCATTTCGTGACTCAGAGAacagttaagattggtggtgcatctgctagactgcctttggttagtacagcTACGAAGgccttgcatcaagagcttttggaggctgttgagcacagcgtcttgactcaaagtggagctaagcaaaggattacttatggttcttcacaactaagaagggaattacaaaagggcaacataatggctaaactcccagcggGGGACATCCAGGAACTATTTGGATCTGACACAGATCCAGCTTGGTCTAAATTGAGGCAAATGGAGCAGACAGAGGACATGGCAGGcaccagcactccagtagggaggggtgtgccagccagggacattcctgatgaaacagcaggagcggcggcagcagcagccggtgctgagggtcctgatcctaacaagagtctatcaccagtggataagctaacccttatgtttgctgatttttttgcTTGTCATACACAATCAGTTCATAATCAGAACACtgctgatcagttattgaagcagtacagagagaaaaaggtggagcatttggtttatgagctgaaggaaaaagagaagtttaagaactcaatagccagtgttgatagaagcaatctaccttactaccatgatggcgatgatatcttatcatttttatctatatatgAGCAAGCGTGTCGAGACCTTAGGGTACCGGAGGCCTGGTACGTCAAGTTATTGCGTACGCAGtgctctgggcaacttgccaacattgtagccaaattgtCTGCTGAAGAAACGGATTGGGatgtttttaaagaggtggtaaagagaaaatttggttttactttggaaatactgaggcagaactttagaaaactgaaaaagcagcctaatgagtgttattctgcactagctgacaagatagaacatctaggtgatcagtggttgagctccttgggtgttagtacctttgaggatttaagaactgtgttgtacatggagcattttcttaatttggtgccttcagagataaggagtactttgttggagagagactacaaagacttgcaaacccttgctttaaaaactgatgagattctctcctttaaaaggcctgaaccagctgttagggcaaagactgcaccagtagtgcctaagagacagagcCAGTTtgattttagaaagtctttttctcaagagcccaggcaaagttcatttgagcaacgcaggagcctagctcctagccagagtaaaacgcctcttaaatgttttgaatgtggtggctctcatctgtga